Within the Polymorphobacter megasporae genome, the region CCGATCGTCACCGGTCCGCCGAAGCTCGACGTCGTGAAGTGCGAACGTTCGCGCTCGGCCCCGAAGGTCGCGTCGACGCCGGTGATGATGTTCGCGACGCCCTGGTATTCGAAGCGCTCGTTGCGCCCGTTGCCGGCGAAGGTCTCGGCGTTGGCGGTCGTCCCGTCATAATTGTGGCGGCGCGTGTCGGTAATCGCGAAGCCGAGCCGGTTGTGGAGCCGCCCGTCGAACAGCGCGGCGTTGATCCCGGTATAGCCGACGATCTCGCGCGTCGTGCCATAGTCGGTCGTATCGCCGAGGCCGTAGTTGGGGGGCACGAGGCCGTCGAACCCGGCGCGGCTGTCCGAATACCAGCCGCGCAGGTCGACCGACACGTTGTCGTTCAGCGCAAGGTTCAAGTTGGCGTTCGCGCCATAGTTGCGATAGCCGTCCTTCTCCGTGCCGCCCCGGCGCTCGTCGAACGCCGAGATGCCGTCGGTGCGGAAATAGCCGCCGCCGACGCTTACCGACAACGGACCGAATTTGTCCGAGACGTTGGCGACGCCCTGCCCGGTGTTGCGGTAGCCGTATTCACCGCGCGCATTGACGTGGAGGTCGTCGGTCGGCGGGACGGTGATCAAATTGACGACGCCGCCGATCGCCTGGCTGCCCCACAGCACCGAACTCGGGCCACGCAGGATTTCGACGCGGGCGATATTGCCGACGAGAAGGTTGCCGAAGTTGAAGCCGCCGCCGGGGGCGGACGGGTCGTTCAGCTTGATGCCGTCGATCAGCGCGACGGTCTGGTCGCTCTCGGCGCCGCGGATGAAAACCGAGGTCTGGGTGCCGATGCCGCCGTTGCGGGCGAAGCTGACGCCCGGCACGGTGCGGAGCAAGTCGACGACCGTGTTGTCCTGGCGGCGCGCGATCTCGGCGGCGTCGATGACGGTGATCGACTGGCCGACCCGCGACAGCGGCTCGGGGGTCCGGTCGGCGGTGACGACGATGGTATCGGGGGCGTCGTCGGCGCGCGCTGAGGCGGTGAGGACGAGGCCGGTGGTGGCGATTGAGATGTAAAGTAAGCGCATGGCGGTTCCCTTGGTCAACAACAAGGGGCCGCATGCACCGGTGGCGCATCAGCATTCGCGAAGACACGGGAATTCACCCGCGCGCACGACCCCGACGACGTCGACACGCGAGGGGTTCACCTCGATCGCCCGGAACACCCCGTCCGCGCGAAGGTACGACCGCGACAGGCAGGTCTCCTGGCTCCCGGGTCAGCACCTTCATCCCGCCTTCCCGGGGGGGTAAACCCCAGTGGCAATTGGGCGAAGGCTCGCCGGTTACAGTTGCGGGCACAGCCCCGGATTACAGACCGACTGTCTGCTTCCGGGTTCCCTTTTCATCCCATCTCTGGGAACCTGTCACGATCGACGCCTTATCGGCGTGCGGCGGCGGGGGCAAGCGAGATTGACCGAGACACGATCGACCTTGTTCATCGGCGGCGCGCGTTCGGGCAAGAGCCGGCTGGCCCTTTTAGGTCTTCATGGACGCCGAGATCGAAACGACATCCAGTCTGTCAGCGTGATTATCAACGCCCGTTACTGCAGGTGGTCTTGACCATCGAAGAGGCGTGCATGCGCCAGTATCAGATGGAGGTAGCGTTCCAAAGCCCGATGCCAAGCCGCGCGGTCGCCAGCCAGAAATGCGGTTTCGGCTTCGTCGAAGACGGCGTCGGCCTCGGCTCCGATGAGGTCCGAGGCCGACAGGACAAGTTCTTCGGTCCAGAAGCTAGGGGAGTCCATCAACCAGCTCCGTCACTACGGTCGGCGGCGGCGGTTCGGTGGCCGACATTCCACATTACTACGATCAGCTTGTCCGTTAGCAGCGGCGATCGTCGCGCACGCAACGCTTTGAGACACGATCCCGCCGTCGACGGTCATGACGGTGAAGGGCGGTATGAGGCGCGGGGCTTGGGAAATGCTCGGCCGCGGGCCCCCGCAACAAGTGAGCGGAGAATGGCCGCACGGGTCGTTCCCCATGTTACGACAGGCTTGCCCTCGGCCGCCATGACCGTCGCGAACAGCACAATCGAGAAGGCTGTCATGAGCTGTTACGAGACTGCGATGGAACGCAACGAATACGCGCAACACGAATGAGCAGATCCGTTCAACGAGTGGGGTCAGGCCAACCTCCTTATGCGTTCGCCCGATCTCGCGTCGATCGGGATGTGGGACGCTCGACGAAAGTCGAGCCTACCCGTACCAGTCGGGCAAGCGGTATCTTTATGCCGTGCTCGCAAAGTGCATCATCGCCCTCGATGCCGCGGAGAGCGACAAACGTGCCGCGTGCAAGGAGGACGCACGAAGGCGATCCCTCGCGCCGATCCTGAAGCCGGCATGCTTCGAATTCTGCCCCGGTCATGAAATCAACTTACCATCTACCGCTAGTACGACAAGGTGGGACAAGCGAAATGCGGTCTGCCCGACCCGCAAAAGACGCAATTCGAATTCGCGAGACCCCCTGATCCGCCATTGCGAAGCCCCCGCGTTCGCCGCTGCATGCCCGTCCATGCCATTTGCAACGGACGTCGCAATGGCGCGTGCAATTCCGTCGCCGCGTCTCCACTAATGAAGTCGCCCATTCGTTTTTGCGACGTACGTCGGTTTCACTCTGAAAGGACGATCATCTCGTACGAGACATTCCGAGGACCGCACGCCTGGAAACGTTTAGACTACTTCTTGCGGCACATTTAACACCCGATGAGATAGATCGTACGCGTGCCGAGCGACCGACATCTGATACCTGATCTATCAGCTATTCCGTAGCTCGCGCGATACGACCACGGCGTGAACGGGTACGCCGTATTGGGGCGACCACGCCGCAGCGGTTGCGTAGGCAAGGCTTTATGGTCAGACAGATCTCAGGATTGAAAAGTCCGGTGGCAGATTTCTCGTTGCTCTTGGTCGCCGCTTTGCAACTTGGACACGATAATTCGAGGTCATATCAATCGCACGGCCGTCGCCGGGATCATTCCTCGCGCCAGTGGTCTGGTTTTTTCTTGTCGTTCAAATGCCTGACGCGAGCGATCAGCGGTCGGTGGCCCTCGCTCTTGGCCCAGTCGATCGCCTCACGCTGCGTCCCTTTCGTGGCTAGGATGTGGTCGGCATGATCCTCGACAACGAAGTCGGTCACGGCGCTGCCCTCTTGACGACCCTTCGGACGGGCCTCGACGTAAACGTTGGCCATTCGCATTCTCCCGTTGTTCACAGATATGGCACATGCGCGGCGGCAATGGATACCTACTGAATACGATCGGATCCATAAATTCTGTGGCCTGCTTCATAGGTAGAGATGGACGATGAGTCATCCCGGCGAAAGGCTGCAGGCACGCGAACTCACGCGCATGAACGGAAGGGGCGCGGCGGATGGCCAGTGCGGGCGAACACAGTCACTTGCTGTTCGGGCGACCGACTTGCGTGGCTGCCGATCTTATACCGGGCCGAGCCTATGCCCCTGATTCGAACAGAGTCGGGTACCGGTTAGGCGCAGGCTTAATGCCGCGCCAGGATCACTCCTCGAATGCAAGCGGAATATCAGCCCGGCTTGCGCCCTTTTCGCAGATTCGGCGGCGGGTTCGACGTATCTGTCGGAGCATCCAGCATTTGCGATGGTTCGACCTTGAAAGCGGCAGCGAGGCGTCCGATCATATCCACGCTCGCGGCAACCGTGCCGCGTTCGAGTTCGCTAACGTAGGCGCGGTCAATTCCGGTGTCGGCAGCAAGCCGCTCCTGGGAAAGCCCGCGCTCCAGACGCAGCTTCCTGATGTTCCAGCCGAGGATCGAGCGTGCGTTCATGCGCGCAGCGACCGTCTGGACCACCATTAAACCACGGGCTATAGCCTACAATTGGTTTTGATCGCGTGGAGACGGTTGTGAAGATGGCATCTTGGGTCGGGCAAATCGTTGCCGTTCTATCTACCGCATCCGTGGCGGCTGGTTCATCTGCTCAGGTCAGAACGCGACCGACTTCGACTTCCGCCCAACCGTTTTCAAAGACATCATCCGACATTCTGGTCCTACAGGCGACATCCGACGGCGAGGCCAATGGGAGCGATTCGGACTTGGCCATCCGGCCGATAGTTAAATCCAACATCGCGACATTCGAGGTCGCAAGTTTCAAACTCGGCATGTCGGCGAGGGAGGTGGAGCGGATCGCACATTCCCGTCATTTGCGCACTGGAATGCTGCGGGAGCTTCAGCCATTTTCGGACACGCTCAATGGCGACCGGATGGACTCCTTCGACACGTCAGTAGCGAACATCGTGGCCGATCGCCTGCATAAGGTGCGGCGAATGCCGACTCGCGTGATCAAGCAAGTCATTCTCAAGGACGACGAAGGCGATCGCTGGGACGTGAGGTTTTTGGCGACGGAACGGGGGCCGGTCCTCACATCTATGGCGTACTCGACTTCCACGAACGGCAACGCTCCGCCTTCCTATCTAGCGGTACTGAAGGAGCGATACGGCCCGCCGACACGATCCAACTCGTCCGTTAGCCACATGACCGCGGATTGGTGCGCACGAGGCGACCCGACCTGCTTCTACAGCCCGCACCTTACCGTCGTCTCCGATGATACCAGGGTCGACTTCCTTCTCGAGGGCGGAATGCTCGAACAGAAGGCGCTGAGTGCGCGCATCGAAGCCAAAGGCGCGGACCTCGCGGCGGCTGGTGCCCGCAAACCTGTATTTTGACAGCGCCATGACCGAATATGAGGACAACGACGGATTCAACGGGGACGTCGGAGTCCCGCTTTCGATCGTCGGTGTGTTGTGTTGGGCAACGATTCCGTTCGTTATCGGGCGTCTCTTCGACTCAAACGTCTCGATCCCGGCCGGGACGGTCGCGAGGCCGGCGGTCATGATCCTTATGTTGGTTTGGGCAATGTACCGACCGTCGGAATCGCGTTTGAAAACGGCGCTGCTTCGAGCGATCGATTTGACTCTTTCCTTGGCTGTCGTCGGTTGCTGTGTACGTTTCATCATCGCGCTGCTCGCGGCGAACTTCGCGATCAAGGATCTGCATCCAGTCGCTTGGCTGGCATTGGCTGCCGGCGTGGGTCTGCTGATACCGAAGTATGCGATACGCCGATGGATTCAGTTCGCAGTTCGAGGGTGAGGCCGAGACGGATCTGGCGCGTGCTCCTCTTGTGCCGAATAATGGCGCGCGGCGTTCTCACAGCTTAATTTTAAGCCCCGTCTATGGTGGACTCACCTGCAATCGTCTTGGTCGACCGACGAATGATCAGAGCTGCGGCGTGGGTGCGCCATAGGGAACAGTCTAGATCGTGCGGTAGATCATACGCTGCACGGGACTGGTAGCCCGATTTGCCGCTATGCGCCTTTTGCCGACGTCGCCGTTCCGGGTGCCGACGAAGCTTGGCGGTCGCGAGCGAAAAGCGACGTGCCTTTCCCAAAGACCGGTATCAATCCCGGCAGGGGCGACTATCGGACTGTCAACCCCTGCACGATGATTCGACATCGACGGCTATAACGGGCCGGATCAATCGATTCGAAATCGCGTCGCCGCAGCTGACCTGGCGTTCCGGCGGGCAGCAGACGATCCGCGAAGTATCGGGACCACCATGGAGAGCATCGGATGATCGTCGCTTCTGGGAGGAAGACGATGATCCGACCGCCTCGGCCATACTCAACCTCCAAATGCGCCAAGGCCGTAGAAGCATCGCTCCACGAACCGATAGGGATCTTCGATCCATTCGCGCACGACGATCTTCTACGTTATCTTCGGCATTTAGTAGTGAACGCGTCTATCGACGCACGGCGCCAAGTGCATATTCCTCGTCTCCGTCTCGGCGTAATGAACAAAGAATGATGATTCGATCCGATAGCGACCGGAATGGATCCGCCCCGGTTTCGCTCCTTTCCCCCGAACAGGCGGTGGGGTTCGTGCTTTGGCGGGTGCTGCATCGGTATCAGCGGGAGGTCGACCGTGCGCTCATTTCGTTAGGCATCACCCATCTTCAGTTCGCTATTCTCGCGATGGGCACTTGGCTTGCGGCGGATGGGAGTAGGCTGACGCAGTCAGCACTCGCAGCCGCTAGCGGCATCCACCCGATGCAGTTATCGAGTGTGCTCAAAGCACTTGAGCACAAGCTTCTCGTGACGAGGCGAACCGCTCCGAGCAACTTGCGGAGTAAGATCGTGATGCTCTCGCCGCAGGGCATCACGACCGTTGCGGAAGCGCTCCCTCTCGTGATCGCGGTGCAGCGCAGGGTCTTCGGCAAATCCGAGGCGGCCTTGATGGACATTCTGCGATCGATCGAAACACCCGATGCGATATAATGCTCAATGTAACGGACGGCCTGTGGCGCGTGCCCGAACACGCACCCGTAGCTCGTTACCTGCCGACCGAGACGGTCTGCGCGAAGAGGCTGTTCGTCACGGCGGGGTCTTGTGCAATTTTCAAACTCGCGTATCGATCTCGCTCTAAATAGTTTACGATCGACTCGGAGATGGATGTGGCAGCGGAAAGAAAGACGGCTCTCGTCACCGGGGCCGCTACCGGCATTGGACGGGCGATCGTCGTCAGCCTCGCCGCCGGCGGGTATGATGTCGCGGTCAATTACAGCCGCAGCGAATCCGAAGCGCGCGAGACAGAGCGGTTGGCGCGGGAGTCTGGCGCCGTGCGCACCGGAGTGATCAAGGCGGACGTCAGCCAAGAGTCGGACGTTATTGCGATGGTCGACCAAGTGGACAGGCTTTTCGAGGGTAGACTTGACCTGCTGGTCAACAACGCCGGCGTCACCAGCGACGTACCGCCGAGTAAGTTTGATACAATGACCATCGAGGATTTCGACCGTGTTTTCGCCGTGAACGTTCGTGGCACCTTTTTGGTATGCAAGCATGCCTCCCGCCTGCTGAAGCCGATGCCGAGTGCCACGATCGTGAACACTGCGAGCATCGTCGGGCTGCGCCCTGGTCCGCAGCCCCTACCCTATTCGGCCAGCAAGGCCGCGATCATCTCGATGACGCGCACGCTCGCCGGTGCGCTTGGGCCCACGATCCGCGTAAACGCGGTTGCGCCTGGCTGGCTCGAAGGGGATTGGATGGAGCGGACGTTGGGCGAGAATTACGAGAAGCTTATGGCGCGGCGGGCCGGCCAAACCCCACTGAAGCGCAATGCTCGGGTCGAAGACGTGGGTGCGGCCGTTCTCACGCTGGCTACCCAGCTCCTCTTCACCAGCGGCCAGACCGTCGTCATCGACGGCGGGTACAGCTTCGTCAGCTGAGGAAAGCTTGATGGACGGTGTGATCCCCTTCCCCGACGAGTTCGCCGAACGCTATCGTGCCAAGGGCTACTGGCGCGACGAGCCGCTGCGAACCGTATTTCGAGACAGCTGCGGACGCTTCGCCGATCGGACGGCACTAATCGATGTCGACCGGACGGTGACGTTCCGCGAGCTCGATTTGCGTTCGACCAACCTGGCGCTCAACCTCCTTGATCTCGGCATCAAACCGCGCGACCGCCTGGTGGTGCAGATGCCGAACGCGATCGAGTTCGGCTATCTGCATCTGGCTTTGCAGAAGATCGGCGCGATACCGGTTTTGGCTTTGCCGCCACATCGCTTCCGAGAGATCAGCTTCTTCGTGGCGACGTCGGACGCGGTGGCAACGATAACACCGGATGCACACCGCGAATTCAGCTTTACCGAAATGGTGAAGCGCATCCGACATGGTGCGCCGTCACTGAAGTACGGCATCGTAATGGGCCGCGCCCCGGAGGGCTTCGTCTCGCTCGCCGATCTGATCGATCGGCCGGCAAAAAGGCCCGAGACCGACCTCGATCGCATCGTCATCGATCCAGTCGATCCTGCGCTGTTCCTGCTATCGGGTGGGACTACCGGCATCCCCAAGTTGATCCCGCGTACTCACAACGATTATGCCTACAACAGCAGGATGGCGTCCTCCGTATGCGGAATCGACCAAGGCAGCGTCCTGCTGGACGTGTTGCCGATTGGCCACAATCTGCCGCTCGCCTGTCCAGGTCTGCAAGGATTCCTCATGGCAGGAGCCGCCACCGTGCTGCATACCGCTGCTGGCCCCGAGGACGTCTTTCCGCTGATCGAGCGACACGAAGTGACCCACATCCATGCCGTTCCTGCGCTTCTCATCCGGTGGACGGAGAGCAAGCTTGCCGAGCAACACGATCTGACTTCGGTGCGGGTGATCCAGAGCGGAGGTCAGCGGCTCCAGCCGGAGGTCCGCCGCCGCACGGCGAGCGTCTTCCGGAACGTGATCGTCCAGGAGAACTTCGGCATGGCGGAGGGATTGCTGATGTTCGTACGGCTGGACGATCCCCCAGACGTCCGCATGGAGACGGTGGGCCGCAAGATCTGTACTGACGACGAGATACTGCTCCTCGACGAAGACGATCAGCCGGTACCATTCGGCGAAGTGGGCGAGCTCTGCTGCCGCGGTCCCTACACGCTTCGCGGCTACTACAAGGCACCCGAACACAACGCCCGTGCCTTCACGACGGACGGCTTCTACCGGTCGGGCGATCTGTTGCGGCAGCATCCGTCCGGCAACTACATGGTCGAAGGCCGCAAGAAGGATCTCATCAACCGCGGTGCGGAGAAGATCAGTGCAGAGGAGATCGAAGAATTAATCCTACGCCACCCGGCGGTCGAGAATGTGGCATGCGTACCTATGCCTGACCCGGTGCTAGGCGAGAAGAATTGCGCCTGCGTGGTGCTGCGGCAAGGTCAAACATTAGACCTTTCTCATCTCGTCGCCTTTCTCGATCCGTTCGAGCTCGCCAAGTATAAATATCCTGAGCGCATAGAGCGGTTCGAGAGCTTACCGCTCAGTAACTTTGGCAAGGTTTCCAAGAAGGATCTGG harbors:
- a CDS encoding TonB-dependent receptor plug domain-containing protein: MRLLYISIATTGLVLTASARADDAPDTIVVTADRTPEPLSRVGQSITVIDAAEIARRQDNTVVDLLRTVPGVSFARNGGIGTQTSVFIRGAESDQTVALIDGIKLNDPSAPGGGFNFGNLLVGNIARVEILRGPSSVLWGSQAIGGVVNLITVPPTDDLHVNARGEYGYRNTGQGVANVSDKFGPLSVSVGGGYFRTDGISAFDERRGGTEKDGYRNYGANANLNLALNDNVSVDLRGWYSDSRAGFDGLVPPNYGLGDTTDYGTTREIVGYTGINAALFDGRLHNRLGFAITDTRRHNYDGTTANAETFAGNGRNERFEYQGVANIITGVDATFGAERERSHFTTSSFGGPVTIGTQTLTSGYGQVVVTPITGFTATGGARYDSHSRFGGTTTLAGSGVYTPNNGGTTFRASYSEGFKVPSLYQLQSEYGNQLLRPERSRGWDAGVTQRGLEGRIEASATYFSRTSKDLINFISCNTPLTGICVNRPNGTYDNVARAVSKGVELTLLVRPIDALTLQANYTSLDAENRSPGDVNFGKQLLRRPSQTVNALLDYHWSFGLDTGATVTHVGRSFDNASNTRRLQGYVVADLRAAYPLTKQIAVTARVENLFDEKYETTYGYGTFGRAAYGGVRLSY
- a CDS encoding helix-turn-helix domain-containing protein, with product MNARSILGWNIRKLRLERGLSQERLAADTGIDRAYVSELERGTVAASVDMIGRLAAAFKVEPSQMLDAPTDTSNPPPNLRKGRKPG
- a CDS encoding MarR family winged helix-turn-helix transcriptional regulator, producing MMIRSDSDRNGSAPVSLLSPEQAVGFVLWRVLHRYQREVDRALISLGITHLQFAILAMGTWLAADGSRLTQSALAAASGIHPMQLSSVLKALEHKLLVTRRTAPSNLRSKIVMLSPQGITTVAEALPLVIAVQRRVFGKSEAALMDILRSIETPDAI
- a CDS encoding SDR family NAD(P)-dependent oxidoreductase, with translation MDVAAERKTALVTGAATGIGRAIVVSLAAGGYDVAVNYSRSESEARETERLARESGAVRTGVIKADVSQESDVIAMVDQVDRLFEGRLDLLVNNAGVTSDVPPSKFDTMTIEDFDRVFAVNVRGTFLVCKHASRLLKPMPSATIVNTASIVGLRPGPQPLPYSASKAAIISMTRTLAGALGPTIRVNAVAPGWLEGDWMERTLGENYEKLMARRAGQTPLKRNARVEDVGAAVLTLATQLLFTSGQTVVIDGGYSFVS
- a CDS encoding (2,3-dihydroxybenzoyl)adenylate synthase, whose product is MDGVIPFPDEFAERYRAKGYWRDEPLRTVFRDSCGRFADRTALIDVDRTVTFRELDLRSTNLALNLLDLGIKPRDRLVVQMPNAIEFGYLHLALQKIGAIPVLALPPHRFREISFFVATSDAVATITPDAHREFSFTEMVKRIRHGAPSLKYGIVMGRAPEGFVSLADLIDRPAKRPETDLDRIVIDPVDPALFLLSGGTTGIPKLIPRTHNDYAYNSRMASSVCGIDQGSVLLDVLPIGHNLPLACPGLQGFLMAGAATVLHTAAGPEDVFPLIERHEVTHIHAVPALLIRWTESKLAEQHDLTSVRVIQSGGQRLQPEVRRRTASVFRNVIVQENFGMAEGLLMFVRLDDPPDVRMETVGRKICTDDEILLLDEDDQPVPFGEVGELCCRGPYTLRGYYKAPEHNARAFTTDGFYRSGDLLRQHPSGNYMVEGRKKDLINRGAEKISAEEIEELILRHPAVENVACVPMPDPVLGEKNCACVVLRQGQTLDLSHLVAFLDPFELAKYKYPERIERFESLPLSNFGKVSKKDLVAIVIERMGQPV